The Cottoperca gobio unplaced genomic scaffold, fCotGob3.1 fCotGob3_351arrow_ctg1, whole genome shotgun sequence genome includes a window with the following:
- the mtx1a gene encoding metaxin-1a — protein sequence MFPGQLLIFSLRPVLQRPLQDKHFLCNNEALKHDLTCNRAHHPVLRFQPNAILSSLHKYNADYDLSAKEGADSLAFISLLEERLKPALIYNFWVEPKNYVDVTRRWYAEHMPFPLNFFLPGRMQRGQMEKLRLLRGDESLEAGEELEKELYRDAAECMNLLSQRLGSHKFFFGDSPSSLDAYVFGHLAPVLKSKLPNGKLQQHLKSLDNLSNFCSNILLLYFPRDSRESSSQKTSSPPHPEGGDFDHVPNKRKKQLMSVLVALGAMLSYALLTGIVSIQHLQQEALEAPPDLQTIGSQDEDGDG from the exons ATGTTCCCAGGGCAGCTCCTCATCTTCTCCTTGCGACCTGTCCTGCAGCGCCCCCTTCAGGACAAACACTTTCTGTGTAATAACGAAGCCCTCAAACACGACCTCACCTGTAATCGTGCTCATCACCCTGTTCTCCGGTTTCAGCCGAACGCCATCTTATCGTCTCTACAT AAATACAACGCAGACTACGATCTGTCGGCCAAAGAGGGAGCGGACAGCCTGgccttcatctctctgctggAGGAGAGACTGAAACCTGCTCTG ATCTACAACTTCTGGGTCGAGCCGAAGAACTACGTGGACGTGACTCGCCGCTGGTACGCGGAGCACATGCCCTTCCCTCTGAACTTCTTCTTGCCCGGACGCATGCAGCGCGGTCAGATGGAAAAACTGCGTCTGCTGCGCGGAGACGAGAGCCTGGAGGCCggagaggagctggagaaggag ctgTACCGTGACGCTGCAGAGTGCATGAACCTGCTGTCCCAGAGACTCGGCTCGCACAAGTTCTTCTTCGGAGACTC GCCCTCGTCTCTGGACGCCTACGTGTTCGGTCACTTGGCTCCGGTCCTGAAGTCCAAGCTGCCCAACGGGAAACTGCAGCAGCATCTCAAGTCTCTGGACAACCTGAGCAACTTCTGCAGCAACATCCTGCTGCTGTACTTCCCCCGAGACAGCCGAG aGAGCAGCAGTCAGAAGACGTCCTCCCCGCCGCACCCTGAGGGCGGAGACTTCGATCACGTCCCCAACAAGCGCAAGAAGCAGCTAATGTCAGTGCTGGTGGCTCTGGGCGCCATGCTGAGCTACGCCCTGCTGACCGGCATCGTGTCCATACAACACCTGCAGCAGGAGGCGCTGGAGGCGCCGCCCGACCTGCAGACCATCGGATCTCAGGACGAGGACGGAGACGGCTGA